A single window of Rhodamnia argentea isolate NSW1041297 chromosome 5, ASM2092103v1, whole genome shotgun sequence DNA harbors:
- the LOC115742219 gene encoding protein LNK2-like isoform X6, with protein sequence MEFAAFIAIGNILTNIIWGEAGENGEHIVPYPAGKEDDQPKQVQNEDIATLRPSEQKALLSKLDLRGMKLECFNRNNKNGGIFVSSLDSWPYLSPSEAAKDEQGSVGAGVPDNVTEINEYNSSKETAQHDADTDIFENTQGKEHTDFADYGWENISSFDDLDRIFSNDDPIFGEVNLDNADEIWSSSKDATSSPVKSFSVSADCPGLISGALTSSSEILQVKTEYEHQDEQSFNLGYDKMNEPASISFQQRNVIVEPVVKDQKNMAMVGKTHAENSHLFVDSTFTLNERADKVYRQKTPYKSQKKSREKAEGKLSQDIYGSRYSHVDLGGQYSHQLSPFPSSIYQLSGTRGNEPTHYQQISDPYAQSAAFRNYAESFPAIISPTSFQSGEVMCQTVFPGYEVSAAYVDSTGKRLDSPGKPPTMTPQEKIEKLRRRQQMQAMLAIKKQLQQFGDQVSSPSDAQMLTLESPNQHSKGAHLEVDDLSSLPSTDISSSIEQDSSTFVSAAVDGRSIEDVVLNRLQDVIAKLDDRTRICIRDSLYRLAKSAVKRQHTGNVIGTVVHPQEHEVLAKEEAEALNREVKPADVETDTNPIDRVVANLLFHGPLGLSAKLPATPESSISPKLPNKHKAQEVANVQNEGLSKISKTELQTSLQGSGSTDQMTDTHQIDQFKNSPCMDMSENAYVPTEGGAGDLESSQEQLNS encoded by the exons ATGGAATTTGCGGCATTTATTGCAATTGGAAATATT CTCACTAATATCATATGGGGTGAGGCTGGGGAAAATGGCGAACATATAGTCCCTTATCCAGCTGGAAAGGAAGATGATCAGCCCAAGCAAGTACAAAATGAAGACATCGCGACCCTTAGGCCTAGTGAACAGAAGGCGCTCCTTTCAAAACTCGATCTCCGTGGCATGAAGCTGGAATGCTTCAACAGAAACAACAAAAATGGAGGGATTTTTGTATCAAGCTTGGACTCGTGGCCGTATCTGTCTCCATCGGAAGCTGCTAAAGATGAGCAAGGATCTGTTGGCGCTGGAGTGCCCGATAATGTGACAGAAATTAACGAATACAATTCATCTAAAG AGACGGCTCAACATGATGCAGATACTGATATATTTGAAAACACCCAAGGTAAAGAGCATACTGATTTTGCTGACTATGGATGGGAGAATATCAGCAGCTTTGATGATCTTGATCGAATATTTAG CAATGATGATCCAATATTTGGCGAAGTAAATCTTGATAACGCTGATGAGATATGGTCTTCTTCTAAAGATGCAACAAGCAGTCCAGTAAAATCATTTTCCGTTTCTGCGGATTGTCCTGGTTTGATTTCTGGAGCATTGACGAGCTCATCAGAGATCCTGCAAGTGAAAACAGAATATGAGCATCAAGATGAGCAGTCTTTCAACCTTGGTTATGACAAAATGAATGAGCCCGCATCCATTAGTTTTCAGCAAAGAAATGTGATTGTTGAACCGGTGGTGAAGGATCAG AAGAATATGGCCATGGTAGGAAAGACCCATGCAGAAAACTCTCATCTTTTTGTTGATAGTACTTTTACCCTGAATGAACGTGCTGATAAG GTTTACAGGCAAAAAACACCCTATAAAAGCCAGAAGAAGTCCCGAGAGAAAGCTGAAGGGAAATTATCACAAGATATTTATGGGTCCCGGTATTCGCATGTGGATTTGGGGGGACAGTACAGCCACCAGTTATCGCCCTTTCCATCATCTATCTATCAACTAAGTGGGACTAGAGGAAATGAGCCTACCCATTACCAGCAGATCTCTGATCCATATGCGCAATCTGCTGCATTCAGGAACTATGCAGAATCATTTCCAGCAATAATTTCACCAACGAGCTTCCAGTCCGGGGAGGTCATGTGTCAGACCGTGTTTCCAGGGTACGAGGTGTCTGCTGCTTATGTCGACTCTACAGGAAAGAGGCTCGATTCCCCAGGAAAACCTCCTACGATGACGCCCcaagagaaaattgaaaagctGAGGCGGCGCCAGCAAATGCAAGCAATGCTTGCTATAAAGAAACAGCTACAGCAGTTTGGCGACCAAGTCTCCAGTCCATCTGATGCTCAAATGCTTACTCTGGAAAGTCCGAATCAGCATAGCAAGGGGGCTCATTTGGAAGTTGATGATCTGAGCAGTCTTCCTTCAACTGACATAAGTTCTTCTATAGAGCAGGATAGTTCTACCTTCGTCTCTGCAGCTGTTGATGGCCGTTCAATTGAGGATGTGGTGCTTAATCGGCTTCAGGATGTGATTGCAAAG TTGGACGACAGGACGAGAATCTGTATACGGGATAGCTTGTATCGCCTGGCCAAAAGTGCCGTGAAAAGGCAACACACTGGTAATGTGATTGGCACTGTTGTGCATCCACAAGAGCATGAAGTCTTGGCAAAGGAGGAAGCAGAGGCTCTTAACAG GGAGGTTAAGCCAGCTGATGTTGAAACAGACACCAATCCAATAGACCGAGTGGTTGCCAATTTGCTCTTTCATGGGCCTTTAGGGCTTTCTGCTAAACTTCCTGCAACACCCGAATCATCGATTTCTCCGAAGCTCCCTAACAAACACAAAGCACAAGAGGTGGCAAATGTGCAGAACGAGGGACTGTCCAAGATCTCAAAAACCGAGTTGCAGACCTCTCTTCAAGGATCAGGAAGTACAGACCAGATGACAGATACCCATCAGATTGATCAATTCAAAAATAGCCCTTGCATGGACATGTCCGAAAATGCCTATGTGCCAACGGAGGGTGGAGCTGGAGATCTTGAATCATCGCAAGAGCAGTTAAATTCATGA